ACGAAATACGGTAAATAGTTTTTAAAACGTTATTTGTCTCGCCATAGCTCCCAACTCTTCTTCAACCATTGGATGCTGTCCCGCGAAGTCTGTTAATTCTCTTGCCGTAATACCCATTTGAATTCCTAAAGCAATAGTATTAATTACATTTCCCGCATCAATACCTACTATCCACCCACCTATTAGCTTCATATTTCTTTTGTCGAAAAATAATTTTATCTCTCCCCCTAATTCACCGAAAGCTTGTGCTCTGGAATCCTTATTTAATTGATAAGAGGCTTCTAAAACTGGGATTCCTAGCTTAGAAGCATCATCTTTTGTAATACCCACTATGGAACCTGCAGGTATTGAAAATACTGTAGTAGGTATTGAGTCTAAATAAACATAATCGACTTTCTTGTTTCCAGCTAATATATTTCTAGCAGCCGCAATCGACATTCTAACTGCAGCGTGAAATAAGGGTTTTAATCCGTTTACATCACCAGTGGCGTAAATGTTTGGAACGTTAGTTTGCATACTATTATCTACTATAATATACCCCTTTTCATTTATTGGAATTCCAACTTTTTCAATACCCTTAGGTGGAACTGGCTTTCTACCTGTTGCACATAAAACTAAATCAGCTTCTATTTCCTTTTCAGTTCCCTGCCCGCTATAAATTACTTTAAATTTATTAGATACTTTTTCAATTCTTTTTACTGGGGAATTATATTCGACTTTAATTTCTGGATCTAATAATGATACTAATTTACTTACGAACTCCTCATCCATTGTCCTTAAGAATCTATGCCCCCTAACTAAAACTGTTACTTTAGAGCCGAAAGCTTGGAAGAAGGATGCCGTTTCTAACGCTATATATCCGCCTCCTATAATAACAAAGGAGTCGGGTAAATCTTGAACTGTAGGGTGAAGTTTATATATATCATCACTCGTTATGC
The genomic region above belongs to Saccharolobus caldissimus and contains:
- a CDS encoding dihydrolipoyl dehydrogenase → MMHEANVITIGAGGASYPAAFLLAKAGYKVIMIDDKGVMSGNCLYEGCIPSKTMREIAQLIVRKKRFEEFGVLGEVKVDYKRIVSHKDKVQEMRYKQHEEELKETNGMVEIVKGIGEIVDPTTVLAKTENGNIEFKAKNGIIIGTGTVAVKPEIEGKEYCITSDDIYKLHPTVQDLPDSFVIIGGGYIALETASFFQAFGSKVTVLVRGHRFLRTMDEEFVSKLVSLLDPEIKVEYNSPVKRIEKVSNKFKVIYSGQGTEKEIEADLVLCATGRKPVPPKGIEKVGIPINEKGYIIVDNSMQTNVPNIYATGDVNGLKPLFHAAVRMSIAAARNILAGNKKVDYVYLDSIPTTVFSIPAGSIVGITKDDASKLGIPVLEASYQLNKDSRAQAFGELGGEIKLFFDKRNMKLIGGWIVGIDAGNVINTIALGIQMGITARELTDFAGQHPMVEEELGAMARQITF